From a region of the Agromyces ramosus genome:
- a CDS encoding amino acid ABC transporter permease, which yields MSGWQLFLDSFWPLVWGAVSGTIPLALASFAIGLVLALGIALLRLSKNRVLSGFARFYISVIRGTPLLVQLFVIFYGLPSLGLVIDPWPSAIIAFSLNVGGYAAEVIRAAILSVPKGQWEAGYTIGMSNGMTLRRLILPQAARVSVPPLSNTFISLVKDSSLASLILVTELFRVAQEIAAFSTEFMLIYLEAALIYWVICIVLASGQGMLEKRLDRYVAT from the coding sequence ATGAGCGGCTGGCAGCTGTTCCTCGATTCCTTCTGGCCCCTCGTGTGGGGCGCCGTGAGCGGAACTATTCCGCTCGCGCTCGCCTCCTTCGCGATCGGCCTCGTGCTCGCACTCGGCATCGCCCTGCTCCGGCTCTCGAAGAACCGGGTGCTCTCGGGCTTCGCGCGGTTCTACATCTCGGTGATCCGCGGTACGCCGTTGCTGGTGCAGCTCTTCGTGATCTTCTACGGCCTGCCCTCGCTCGGGCTCGTCATCGACCCGTGGCCGAGCGCGATCATCGCGTTCTCGCTCAACGTCGGCGGGTACGCCGCCGAGGTCATCCGTGCCGCGATCCTCTCCGTGCCGAAGGGGCAATGGGAGGCCGGGTACACGATCGGGATGTCGAACGGCATGACGCTTCGCCGCCTGATCCTGCCCCAAGCGGCCAGGGTCTCGGTGCCGCCGCTCTCGAACACCTTCATCTCGCTCGTGAAGGACAGCTCGCTCGCCTCGCTCATCCTCGTGACCGAGCTGTTCCGGGTGGCGCAGGAGATCGCCGCGTTCAGCACCGAGTTCATGCTGATCTACCTCGAGGCGGCGCTCATCTACTGGGTCATCTGCATCGTGCTCGCGAGCGGGCAGGGCATGCTCGAGAAGAGGTTGGACCGCTATGTCGCAACGTGA
- a CDS encoding amino acid ABC transporter ATP-binding protein gives MLLTARGIRKSFGDNEVLRSIDLEVRRGEVVVLIGPSGSGKTTVLRSLNGLETPDAGTIDFAGGPVLDFATPITKAQRFALRDRSAMVFQQHNLFPHMTVIENVIEGPLRVQRVPKARAIAEASALLDRVGLAEKRDAYPFELSGGQQQRVGIVRALALRPQLLLFDEPTSALDPELVGEVLQVIKELADEGWTMVVVTHELSFARQAADEVLFMDGGVVVERGAPKQIFTNPSHERTRRFLDRILRPLD, from the coding sequence ATGCTGCTCACCGCACGCGGCATCCGCAAGTCGTTCGGCGACAACGAGGTGCTGCGTTCGATCGATCTCGAGGTGCGACGCGGCGAGGTCGTCGTGCTCATCGGGCCGAGCGGCTCGGGCAAGACGACGGTGCTGCGGTCGCTGAACGGGCTGGAGACACCGGATGCCGGCACCATCGACTTCGCGGGCGGGCCCGTGCTCGACTTCGCGACGCCGATCACGAAGGCTCAGCGCTTCGCGCTGCGCGACCGCTCGGCGATGGTGTTCCAGCAGCACAACCTCTTTCCGCACATGACGGTCATCGAGAACGTCATCGAGGGGCCGCTGCGCGTGCAGCGAGTGCCGAAGGCGCGGGCGATCGCCGAGGCATCCGCGCTGCTCGACCGGGTGGGGCTCGCCGAGAAGCGCGACGCCTACCCGTTCGAGCTCTCTGGCGGGCAGCAGCAGCGGGTCGGCATCGTGCGCGCCCTCGCGCTGAGACCACAGCTGCTGCTCTTCGACGAGCCGACGAGCGCGCTCGACCCCGAGCTCGTGGGCGAGGTGCTGCAGGTGATCAAGGAGCTCGCCGACGAGGGCTGGACGATGGTCGTCGTCACCCACGAGCTGAGCTTCGCGCGCCAGGCCGCCGACGAGGTGCTCTTCATGGACGGTGGCGTGGTGGTCGAGCGCGGCGCGCCCAAGCAGATCTTCACGAACCCGTCGCACGAGCGCACGCGGCGCTTCCTCGATCGGATCCTGCGGCCACTCGACTGA
- a CDS encoding Pr6Pr family membrane protein, whose protein sequence is MPARSPGVTVRGRAVRRGLGVFRLLVAALEVVALVGNFQYVLGFRFFATTNFFSYFTVQSAIGAVVTLVIAGAFALLTPRDPAWLGILRTMVTVYVLISGIVFGLIVVQASTRDYRVDVPWSDTLLHFVVPGLAVIAWTTDSVLAVNPRVPWSTVGWVLVYPSVWLVYTLVRGADVGWYPYFFLDEAQVDGPAGVALYCALVVVIFVALTAVLVAVNRALWRRGRGRRESPRGTPRRREARVASPAAQR, encoded by the coding sequence ATGCCCGCTCGCAGCCCCGGAGTCACGGTTCGGGGCCGCGCAGTGAGGCGCGGTCTCGGCGTCTTCCGCCTGCTCGTCGCGGCGCTCGAGGTCGTCGCCCTCGTCGGCAACTTCCAGTACGTGCTCGGGTTCCGCTTCTTCGCGACGACGAACTTCTTCAGCTACTTCACCGTGCAGTCGGCGATCGGCGCCGTCGTGACGCTCGTGATCGCCGGCGCCTTCGCCCTGCTCACCCCGAGGGACCCGGCGTGGCTCGGCATCCTCCGAACGATGGTCACGGTCTACGTGCTCATCTCGGGAATCGTGTTCGGGCTCATCGTCGTGCAGGCGTCGACGCGCGACTACCGCGTCGACGTGCCATGGTCGGACACGCTGCTGCACTTCGTCGTGCCCGGGCTCGCGGTCATCGCGTGGACGACCGACAGCGTGCTCGCGGTCAATCCGCGCGTGCCGTGGTCGACCGTCGGCTGGGTGCTGGTGTATCCCTCGGTCTGGCTCGTGTACACCCTCGTTCGCGGCGCCGACGTCGGGTGGTACCCGTACTTCTTCCTCGACGAGGCACAGGTCGACGGCCCGGCGGGCGTCGCCCTCTACTGCGCGCTCGTGGTCGTGATCTTCGTGGCCCTGACCGCCGTGCTCGTGGCCGTCAACCGGGCGTTGTGGCGTAGGGGGCGAGGTCGGCGAGAATCGCCTCGCGGAACTCCTCGTCGTCGAGAGGCTCGAGTCGCGTCGCCTGCTGCGCAGCGATGA
- a CDS encoding flavin monoamine oxidase family protein, whose amino-acid sequence MDSRATPGGMARRTFLAASLSGLAAVALASCTSPEPSPTPRPTSTPSATPTPTPTPPAGGVPTPTAMRRSRWGTDPFARGSFSFDAVGADRRLREALAQPVADRLLIAGEACDPESPGTLHGAQASGFHAAEELIRLGEPGERVAVVGAGIAGLTAARALLEAGFEVVVIEARGRVGGRVDSVDADGFDKPLQLGAMFVSDDALRGALAEASVATVPFRPVVEARTPSGVPAPIPPTGAEAVAAAQAWAAAQQRDVSLATALVDSGVVPLVGGPDGAGVTPGEWLAHTIVSEVQPATGATTAQVSALGYDAERRQQPTRLITGRLADYVDSLASTADIAVSSVVTRIAYNDRRVSLRLDSGESLTVDRAVVTVPLGVLKTDTLRFSPSLPLRHQRAISMLGMGIVDLVWLRFESAFWRADAATPDPPATTAAAPNVLTLVAADPAVSAWIDVGRGTDEAVLVGVIAAQQATRLEPLDDEEFREAILADLAPYATTPG is encoded by the coding sequence ATGGACTCACGGGCGACGCCCGGCGGCATGGCCCGGCGAACCTTCCTCGCCGCTTCGTTGTCAGGCCTCGCGGCGGTGGCGCTCGCGAGCTGCACGTCGCCCGAGCCGAGCCCCACCCCGCGGCCGACGTCGACGCCGAGCGCCACGCCGACCCCCACGCCCACGCCGCCGGCCGGCGGCGTTCCCACGCCCACCGCCATGCGCCGGTCGAGGTGGGGCACCGACCCGTTCGCTCGCGGCTCCTTCAGCTTCGATGCCGTCGGCGCCGATCGCAGGCTCCGCGAGGCGCTCGCCCAGCCCGTCGCCGACCGGCTGCTGATCGCCGGCGAGGCCTGCGACCCCGAGTCGCCGGGCACGCTGCACGGCGCACAGGCATCCGGATTCCACGCCGCTGAAGAGCTCATCCGCCTCGGCGAACCCGGCGAGCGCGTCGCCGTCGTCGGCGCGGGCATCGCGGGACTCACCGCCGCGCGTGCCCTGCTCGAGGCGGGCTTCGAGGTCGTCGTCATCGAGGCGCGCGGCCGGGTCGGCGGACGCGTCGACTCCGTCGACGCCGACGGCTTCGACAAGCCCCTGCAGCTGGGGGCGATGTTCGTGAGCGACGACGCGCTGCGGGGGGCGCTCGCCGAGGCATCCGTCGCGACCGTGCCGTTCCGCCCGGTCGTCGAGGCTCGCACGCCGAGTGGGGTACCCGCGCCGATCCCACCGACCGGTGCCGAGGCGGTCGCCGCGGCGCAGGCGTGGGCCGCCGCCCAGCAGCGCGACGTCTCACTCGCCACCGCGCTCGTCGACTCAGGGGTCGTTCCTCTCGTGGGCGGACCCGACGGTGCCGGTGTGACGCCGGGCGAGTGGCTCGCGCACACGATCGTGAGCGAGGTGCAGCCCGCGACAGGAGCCACGACCGCCCAGGTCTCGGCGCTCGGCTACGACGCCGAGCGGCGACAGCAGCCCACACGCCTCATCACCGGACGCCTGGCCGACTACGTCGACTCGCTCGCGAGCACCGCCGACATCGCCGTGTCGAGCGTCGTGACCCGCATCGCCTACAACGACCGGCGGGTCAGCCTGCGACTCGACTCTGGTGAATCGCTCACCGTCGACCGTGCGGTCGTGACGGTGCCGCTCGGCGTGCTGAAGACCGACACGCTGCGCTTCAGCCCGTCGCTGCCGCTGCGGCACCAGCGTGCGATCTCGATGCTCGGCATGGGCATCGTCGACCTGGTCTGGCTCCGGTTCGAGTCCGCGTTCTGGCGAGCGGATGCCGCGACGCCCGACCCCCCGGCCACCACCGCCGCCGCACCGAACGTGCTCACCCTCGTCGCAGCCGACCCGGCCGTCTCCGCCTGGATCGATGTCGGCCGCGGCACCGATGAGGCGGTGCTCGTCGGCGTCATCGCTGCGCAGCAGGCGACGCGACTCGAGCCTCTCGACGACGAGGAGTTCCGCGAGGCGATTCTCGCCGACCTCGCCCCCTACGCCACAACGCCCGGTTGA
- a CDS encoding aspartate aminotransferase family protein, whose product MHAPEPADAATATYADRRGTWHPLPDAAAEAQVRSDDRAHVFHSWSAQALIDPLPVAAGEGSTFWDYQGNAYLDFSSQLVNLNLGHQHPDLVAAIQQQAGRLSTIQPSMASDVRGDLARRIAEVSPGDLDRVFFTNGGTDANEYAVRMARAVTGRRKVLSMYRSYHGGTATAISLTGDPRRWANEPSDGSVAHFLGPYPYRSSFHADSPEQEASRALAHLEQVIILEGAGTIAAIIIETIVGTNGVLVPPPGYLQGVRELCDRFGIVYIADEVMVGFGRVGEWFAVNAFDVVPDLITFAKGVNSGYVPLGGVVISQRIAEHFDTVAFMGGLTYSGHPLACAAGVATFEVFERDGILERVRDLGSRVVEPRLLGMAERHPSVGEVRGLGLFWAIELVSDASSRAPLVPFNASGADAAPMAAVAAACKQGGLWPFVHFNRLHVAPPLVITEAELVRGLDIIDEALSIADGYVA is encoded by the coding sequence ATGCATGCACCGGAGCCGGCGGATGCCGCGACGGCGACGTACGCCGACCGGCGCGGCACGTGGCATCCGCTGCCCGACGCCGCAGCCGAGGCGCAGGTGCGCTCCGATGACCGCGCGCACGTGTTCCACTCCTGGAGCGCGCAGGCCCTCATCGACCCGCTGCCGGTCGCCGCGGGCGAGGGCTCGACGTTCTGGGACTACCAGGGCAACGCGTACCTCGACTTCAGTTCGCAGCTCGTGAACCTGAACCTCGGGCACCAGCACCCCGACCTCGTCGCGGCGATCCAGCAGCAGGCCGGCCGGCTCTCGACGATCCAGCCGTCGATGGCATCGGATGTCAGAGGCGACCTCGCGCGTCGCATCGCCGAGGTGTCGCCCGGCGACCTCGACCGGGTGTTCTTCACGAACGGCGGCACCGACGCCAACGAGTACGCCGTGCGCATGGCGCGAGCCGTGACCGGCCGCCGCAAGGTGCTCTCGATGTACCGCAGCTACCACGGCGGCACCGCCACCGCGATCTCGCTCACGGGCGACCCGCGCCGCTGGGCGAACGAGCCGAGCGACGGCAGCGTCGCGCACTTCCTCGGGCCGTACCCGTACCGGTCGTCGTTTCACGCCGACAGCCCTGAGCAGGAGGCATCGCGCGCGCTCGCGCACCTCGAGCAGGTCATCATCCTCGAGGGCGCCGGCACGATCGCGGCGATCATCATCGAGACGATCGTCGGCACGAACGGCGTGCTCGTGCCGCCGCCCGGCTACCTGCAGGGGGTACGCGAGCTCTGCGACCGGTTCGGCATCGTGTACATCGCCGATGAGGTGATGGTGGGCTTCGGCCGCGTCGGCGAGTGGTTCGCGGTGAACGCGTTCGACGTCGTGCCCGACCTCATCACCTTCGCGAAGGGCGTCAACTCGGGCTACGTGCCGCTCGGTGGCGTCGTCATCTCGCAACGCATCGCCGAACACTTCGACACGGTGGCGTTCATGGGCGGACTCACGTATTCGGGACATCCGCTCGCCTGCGCCGCCGGCGTCGCGACGTTCGAGGTCTTCGAGCGCGATGGAATCCTCGAGCGCGTGCGCGACCTCGGTTCGCGCGTCGTCGAGCCCCGACTGCTGGGGATGGCCGAGCGGCATCCGTCAGTCGGCGAGGTGCGCGGGCTCGGCCTGTTCTGGGCGATCGAGCTCGTGTCGGATGCCTCTTCGCGCGCGCCCCTCGTGCCGTTCAACGCGAGCGGGGCCGATGCCGCGCCGATGGCCGCGGTCGCCGCCGCGTGCAAGCAGGGGGGCCTCTGGCCGTTCGTCCACTTCAACCGCTTGCACGTCGCGCCGCCGCTCGTCATCACCGAGGCCGAGCTCGTGCGCGGCCTCGACATCATCGACGAGGCGCTCTCCATCGCCGACGGGTACGTGGCGTAG
- a CDS encoding CoA-acylating methylmalonate-semialdehyde dehydrogenase → MSLIRHFVDGDETADAERTGPVFNPATGERQHEVAFASTAEVERAIAAAKAALPGWRATGLVKRADVFFRLRQLLVERQGELAAIVTSEHGKVLSDAAGEISRGIENVEFAAGLVHLLKGEHSEQVARGVDVHSTKQPVGVVGAITPFNFPVMVPLWMVASAIACGNTVVLKPSEKDPSASVFLARLFQEAGLPDGVLNVVHGDKVAVDAILDSPDVRAVSFVGSTPIARSIYERASQQGKRVQALGGAKNHMVVMPDADLEGAADAAISAAYGSAGERCMAVSVLVAVGDVADDLVAAVRSRMDALVIGDGTDAASEMGPLITREHRDKVASYVTGAAAEGATVVVDGTAKVFDGDGFFVGVSLLDHVEPGMRAYDDEIFGPVLSVVRVENYDEAIALVNGNAFGNGVAIFTRDGGAARQFEIDVEVGMVGVNVPIPVPIGAYSFGGWKNSLFGDSHIYGPESVHFYTRSKVVTTRWPDPNESQISLGFPSNH, encoded by the coding sequence ATGAGCCTCATCCGACACTTCGTCGACGGCGACGAGACCGCCGACGCCGAGCGCACCGGTCCGGTCTTCAACCCCGCCACCGGCGAGCGCCAGCACGAGGTCGCATTCGCGTCGACCGCCGAGGTCGAGCGTGCGATCGCGGCGGCGAAGGCGGCACTGCCCGGCTGGCGCGCGACGGGCCTCGTGAAGCGCGCCGACGTGTTCTTCCGCCTGCGGCAGCTGCTCGTCGAGCGGCAGGGCGAGCTCGCCGCGATCGTCACGAGCGAGCACGGCAAGGTGCTGTCGGACGCCGCGGGTGAGATCTCGCGGGGCATCGAGAACGTGGAGTTCGCCGCCGGTCTCGTGCACCTGCTGAAGGGCGAGCACTCCGAGCAGGTCGCCCGCGGCGTCGACGTGCACTCGACGAAGCAGCCGGTCGGCGTGGTCGGGGCGATCACCCCGTTCAACTTCCCCGTGATGGTGCCGCTCTGGATGGTGGCGAGCGCCATCGCCTGCGGCAACACCGTGGTGCTGAAGCCGTCGGAGAAGGACCCGAGCGCCTCGGTCTTCCTCGCGAGGCTGTTCCAGGAGGCGGGGCTGCCCGACGGCGTGCTCAACGTCGTGCACGGCGACAAGGTCGCGGTCGACGCGATCCTCGACTCCCCCGACGTTCGCGCCGTGAGCTTCGTCGGCTCGACGCCGATCGCCCGCTCCATCTACGAGCGCGCCTCGCAGCAGGGCAAGCGCGTGCAGGCCCTCGGCGGCGCGAAGAACCACATGGTCGTCATGCCCGACGCCGACCTCGAGGGCGCGGCCGACGCCGCCATCTCGGCCGCCTACGGCTCGGCCGGCGAGCGCTGCATGGCCGTGTCGGTGCTGGTCGCGGTCGGCGACGTCGCCGACGACCTCGTCGCGGCGGTGCGCTCGCGCATGGACGCCCTCGTCATCGGCGACGGCACGGATGCCGCGAGCGAGATGGGTCCGCTCATCACGCGCGAGCACCGCGACAAGGTCGCCTCCTACGTCACGGGCGCGGCCGCCGAGGGCGCCACGGTCGTCGTCGACGGCACCGCGAAGGTGTTCGACGGCGACGGATTCTTCGTCGGCGTGAGCCTCCTCGATCACGTCGAGCCGGGCATGAGGGCCTACGACGACGAGATCTTCGGCCCCGTGCTCTCGGTCGTTCGCGTCGAGAACTACGACGAGGCCATCGCGCTCGTCAACGGCAACGCCTTCGGCAACGGCGTCGCGATCTTCACCCGCGACGGCGGCGCGGCCCGTCAGTTCGAGATCGACGTCGAGGTCGGCATGGTCGGGGTCAACGTGCCCATCCCCGTGCCGATCGGCGCCTACTCGTTCGGCGGCTGGAAGAACTCGCTCTTCGGCGACTCGCACATCTACGGTCCCGAGTCGGTGCACTTCTACACCCGCTCGAAGGTCGTCACCACGCGCTGGCCCGACCCGAACGAGTCGCAGATCAGCCTCGGCTTCCCGTCGAACCACTGA
- a CDS encoding PucR family transcriptional regulator translates to MADRREDETNRTDRPSHVVHDDGLPTVREIVALDAVVDGVPEVLVGGDALHARVRWAHVSDSPGVARLLDGGELLLSTGAGWPTDLGELRAFIEGLAAVGISGLVLELGVHYRYVPAVVEATARERGLALIALHREVKFVTLTEAVHSRIISEQTEALRARDEVRERFTALALRGSPADFIVQQLAQTLGAAVVLENLAHEVVAAEVPLAAEEDLFTRWEARSRRAHRQHGQGHAGSRAAAADEWLIVPVEARGIRWGQLVALPGPAHPAGRTSVLEQGAIALALGRLADGDADEWVRIGRQRLVDGLLTGRFAGLPGASARLEAAGLPIDGARLLGVVVTGAAVTARAADAAARELGGRALAGAAPDGVLTAPATIVLLSLPDSRSFDDAAARAFARSLAGGDASAAERLVLSVGSEAADLDELLASAQEAIDLARGPVRRAVRGPVLRRADERPLMRLVTALRDDHRLLEHGERMLTPLVEYDLARGGDLLDVLGAVLAHPGNRTAAAAASHLSRSVFYQRLALIAELLGADLDDGETLTALHLALLVRRSAMR, encoded by the coding sequence ATGGCAGATCGTCGCGAAGATGAGACGAACCGAACGGATCGTCCGAGCCACGTGGTGCACGACGACGGCCTGCCCACGGTGCGGGAGATCGTCGCCCTCGACGCGGTGGTGGACGGCGTGCCCGAGGTGCTCGTCGGCGGTGATGCCCTCCACGCCAGGGTGCGGTGGGCGCACGTCTCCGACAGCCCCGGGGTGGCCCGCCTCCTCGACGGCGGGGAGCTGCTGCTCTCCACGGGTGCAGGCTGGCCGACCGATCTGGGCGAGCTCCGCGCCTTCATCGAGGGCCTCGCCGCCGTCGGCATCTCCGGGCTCGTGCTCGAGCTCGGCGTGCACTACCGCTACGTGCCCGCCGTCGTCGAGGCGACTGCCCGCGAGCGTGGTCTCGCGCTCATCGCGCTCCACCGCGAGGTGAAGTTCGTCACGCTCACCGAGGCCGTGCACAGCCGCATCATCTCCGAGCAGACCGAGGCGCTGCGGGCTCGCGACGAGGTGCGCGAGCGCTTCACCGCCCTGGCGCTGCGCGGCTCGCCCGCCGACTTCATCGTGCAGCAGCTCGCGCAGACGCTCGGCGCGGCCGTCGTGCTCGAGAACCTCGCCCACGAGGTCGTGGCCGCCGAGGTGCCGCTCGCCGCCGAGGAGGACCTGTTCACCCGGTGGGAGGCCCGGTCGCGCCGCGCGCATCGGCAGCACGGGCAGGGCCACGCCGGCAGCCGTGCCGCGGCCGCCGACGAGTGGCTCATCGTGCCGGTCGAGGCGCGGGGCATCCGCTGGGGTCAGCTCGTCGCCCTGCCCGGTCCGGCGCATCCCGCCGGACGCACGAGCGTGCTCGAGCAGGGGGCCATCGCGCTTGCCCTCGGGCGGCTCGCCGACGGCGACGCCGACGAGTGGGTGCGCATCGGACGGCAGCGCCTCGTCGACGGGCTGCTCACCGGCCGGTTCGCGGGCCTGCCCGGGGCATCCGCCCGGCTCGAGGCCGCGGGCCTGCCCATCGACGGCGCCCGTCTCCTCGGCGTGGTCGTCACCGGCGCAGCCGTCACCGCGAGGGCAGCGGATGCCGCGGCGCGCGAGCTCGGCGGGCGCGCCCTCGCCGGTGCGGCCCCCGACGGCGTGCTCACAGCACCCGCGACGATCGTGCTGCTCTCGCTGCCCGACTCGCGCTCGTTCGACGACGCCGCGGCGCGCGCCTTCGCGAGGTCGCTCGCGGGCGGCGATGCCTCGGCGGCTGAGCGGCTCGTGCTCTCGGTCGGTTCGGAGGCGGCGGATCTCGACGAGCTGCTCGCGTCGGCGCAGGAGGCGATCGACCTCGCCCGAGGCCCGGTGCGGCGGGCGGTTCGCGGCCCCGTGCTGCGTCGCGCCGACGAGCGACCGCTCATGCGGCTCGTCACGGCCCTGCGCGACGATCACCGGCTCCTCGAGCACGGCGAGCGCATGCTCACACCGCTCGTCGAGTACGACCTCGCCCGCGGCGGCGACCTGCTCGACGTGCTCGGCGCGGTGCTCGCGCATCCGGGCAACCGCACCGCCGCGGCCGCAGCGTCTCACCTGTCGCGGTCGGTGTTCTACCAGCGGCTCGCGCTCATCGCCGAGCTGCTCGGTGCCGACCTCGACGACGGCGAGACGCTCACCGCCCTGCACCTGGCGCTGCTCGTGCGGCGGAGCGCCATGCGCTGA
- a CDS encoding VOC family protein, with protein MPTSIFVNLPTTDLERSKAFYTALGYDINPMFTDDNAACVVLDDNIYFMVVTRDYLGTFTDKQIIDPKTHAQTSISFTRDSRDEVDEMLAKGLAAGGSEPREAQDLGFMYSRDLEDPDGNILGFLFMEPAAAEKGPEAYLAEQGAGASPTSA; from the coding sequence ATGCCCACCTCGATCTTCGTGAACCTGCCCACGACCGACCTTGAACGGTCGAAGGCCTTCTACACCGCCCTCGGCTACGACATCAATCCGATGTTCACCGACGACAACGCCGCCTGCGTCGTGCTCGACGACAACATCTACTTCATGGTGGTCACCCGTGACTACCTCGGCACTTTCACCGACAAGCAGATCATCGACCCGAAGACCCACGCGCAGACGAGCATCTCGTTCACCCGCGACTCCCGCGACGAGGTCGACGAGATGCTCGCCAAGGGACTCGCCGCCGGCGGCAGCGAGCCGCGCGAGGCGCAAGACCTCGGCTTCATGTACTCGCGCGACCTCGAAGACCCCGACGGCAACATCCTCGGGTTCCTCTTCATGGAGCCGGCGGCCGCCGAGAAGGGCCCCGAGGCCTACCTGGCCGAGCAGGGCGCCGGCGCATCACCGACGTCGGCCTGA
- a CDS encoding winged helix-turn-helix transcriptional regulator: MATRAVRGFGQYSGAARALERVGDRWALLIVRDLLVGARRYGDLKAGLPRIPTNILSDRLKELQEAGVIRRVPTVRGGYELTALGRGLEPVVVALERWGWSLLGEPAEGELITRDALAIALRAAFQPDAAAGMPPTEYVLHVGDVSVAAVVVGSRLDVVPIGHDALPQPRRPEPEPAFEATLELVIRPSGFRDLISGAPDSGAAQILAGDADTMARFTRTFHIEPAEPPTDAAAEAGGAAASVA, translated from the coding sequence ATGGCCACACGCGCCGTGCGCGGCTTCGGCCAGTACAGCGGCGCAGCCCGCGCGCTCGAGCGGGTCGGGGATCGATGGGCGCTGCTCATCGTCCGCGACCTGCTCGTCGGCGCGCGCCGGTACGGTGACCTGAAGGCGGGGCTGCCGCGCATCCCGACGAACATCCTCAGCGACCGGCTCAAGGAATTGCAGGAGGCCGGCGTCATCCGACGCGTGCCCACCGTGCGCGGCGGCTACGAGCTCACCGCACTCGGGCGAGGGCTCGAACCCGTCGTCGTCGCCCTCGAGCGATGGGGGTGGTCGCTGCTCGGCGAGCCGGCCGAGGGTGAGCTCATCACGCGTGACGCGCTGGCAATCGCGCTGCGCGCGGCGTTCCAGCCGGATGCCGCAGCTGGCATGCCACCCACCGAATACGTGCTGCACGTGGGCGACGTCTCCGTGGCGGCGGTCGTCGTCGGCAGCCGGCTCGACGTCGTGCCGATCGGCCACGACGCCCTCCCGCAGCCCCGGCGCCCCGAGCCCGAGCCCGCGTTCGAGGCGACCCTCGAACTCGTGATCCGTCCGTCCGGATTCCGCGACCTCATCTCGGGCGCGCCCGACTCCGGGGCGGCCCAGATCCTCGCGGGCGACGCCGACACGATGGCGCGCTTCACGCGCACGTTCCACATCGAGCCCGCCGAGCCGCCGACGGATGCCGCCGCCGAGGCCGGCGGAGCCGCGGCATCCGTCGCCTGA
- a CDS encoding MOSC domain-containing protein: MVSTDDSPSPTASDSTATVVAVASDDVHRFSKPLQEEITLIAGHGVAGDAHAGPTMIRRVRYRPTETLPNLRQVHLVHHELFDEVAVDGFTVAPGQLGENVTTRGVDLLSLPRGTRIRLGTDAEVEITGLRNPCKQINGFQSGLMKRLVSRGADGQVTRLAGVMAIVLSDGVVRAGDPLSITLPEGEHEALQPV; this comes from the coding sequence ATGGTGTCGACCGATGACTCCCCCAGCCCCACCGCATCCGATTCCACCGCGACCGTCGTCGCCGTCGCGAGCGACGACGTGCACCGCTTCAGCAAGCCGCTCCAGGAGGAGATCACGCTCATCGCGGGTCACGGCGTCGCGGGCGACGCGCACGCCGGGCCCACCATGATCCGACGCGTCCGGTACCGACCCACGGAGACACTGCCGAACCTACGCCAGGTGCACCTCGTCCACCACGAGCTCTTCGACGAGGTCGCCGTCGACGGCTTCACCGTCGCGCCCGGACAGCTCGGCGAGAACGTCACGACGCGTGGCGTCGACCTGCTGTCCCTGCCCCGCGGCACCCGCATCCGGCTCGGCACCGACGCCGAGGTCGAGATCACGGGCCTCCGCAACCCGTGCAAGCAGATCAACGGTTTCCAGTCCGGCCTCATGAAGCGGCTCGTCTCCCGCGGCGCCGACGGCCAGGTCACGCGCCTCGCGGGCGTGATGGCCATCGTGCTCAGCGACGGCGTCGTGCGCGCGGGCGACCCGCTCAGCATCACCCTGCCCGAGGGCGAGCACGAAGCGCTGCAGCCGGTCTGA
- a CDS encoding cupin domain-containing protein, whose protein sequence is MSDELRLRAATVTDAASLALEHEPVPRDQVVAGTPATGHAVLDESDGGTVGVWEMTPGAMRDTEADEVFVVLFGAATVEFEHPIADPVILAPGSVMRLEAGMRTLWTVRQTLRKVYVAP, encoded by the coding sequence ATGAGCGACGAGCTGCGGCTCAGGGCGGCGACGGTGACGGATGCCGCATCGCTCGCGCTCGAGCACGAGCCGGTGCCGCGCGACCAGGTGGTCGCCGGCACGCCGGCCACGGGTCACGCGGTGCTCGACGAGTCCGACGGCGGCACGGTCGGCGTGTGGGAGATGACCCCCGGCGCGATGCGTGACACCGAGGCCGACGAGGTGTTCGTGGTGCTGTTCGGTGCGGCGACGGTGGAGTTCGAGCATCCGATCGCCGACCCGGTCATCTTGGCGCCGGGCTCGGTCATGCGACTCGAGGCCGGCATGCGCACGCTCTGGACGGTGCGGCAGACGCTGCGCAAGGTCTACGTCGCGCCCTGA